The nucleotide window GTGCCCTCGTGCGGGCGAATACCACTCGCTTTCCGCGGACGAACGCCCGAGCCTCCTCGTGAAAACCCACACTGCGGGATCTCGGATCGCCCGTTTTTCCGCAGGAGTCTCCTGGTATTCGCCCGCCCTTCACCGAAAAAGACTCTCCTTCACCTAACTCACCCTGGATAGGTGAAGGGCAATCTTCTTCATGTTTTGGCAAGCAGCCGTCAGTAACGCTTGTTCGCGTACATTTTCTTTTCCGCGCAAGCGACAATAACGCAGCCCATGCAGTTCTTTTGAATCTGCGAAGCTACGTTCCACTTTTTCTTTTCTCATTCGATAAATCCACTTGCCTTCATTAGAAAGGCGGTTCAACCGAACCTGCTCTTTCGAGCCTTCCCACACATGACGGGTAATCGTTTTCTGGAACTTCTTGTTTTGTGTACACTTCGTAAGAAGGGGACAATCCGCACAATTTTCAGGCTTTGATTTGTAATGCCGATATCCCTCACGATCGGTTGTCGCATAGCTTAAAACTTCCCCCTGCGGGCACACATAGACATCTCGTTCTTCATCATATGAATATTTCCATTTCGGAAGTAACCCCTTTTTTGACTGATACCTTCGATGAGCAATAACTCCAAATATTCCTCTCTCCATAATAAGCCCATGACATATTGGGTTCGTCAAATAACCGGAATCCAAACCTACTGCTTCCACGTTAAAGCCAAATCGTTCGATCTGACGATCCAACCGTTGTAAGTAAGGTCTGGAATCATGAATATTTCCTGGAGTCACATGAACATCAGTAATAATGTTATGTTTTAAATCTGTGGTGCGGTGATCAAGATAGAAGAAGCCTTCCGGCTTATTCTCCCGGTAGAGGTAACCACTCTCGCTATCCGTGTCACTGACCTTGATTTCTTTTTTCTTTTTCACCTCCTC belongs to Bacillus marinisedimentorum and includes:
- a CDS encoding IS1182 family transposase, which codes for MFQSKKERQNEIEMVTIDELVPENHLLRKIDQYIDFSFIPEKVRPYYSEDNGRPSLDPLVLFKMMFIGYIYGVRSERELERQIQTNIAYRWFLGLNLTDAVPHHSTISWNRRTRFKDTDIFQEIFDEIVLQAMNHRMVSGRVLFTDSTHLKANANKKKFTKQEVEVETADYIEDLEDAVRKDREDHGKKPLKEKEEVKKKKEIKVSDTDSESGYLYRENKPEGFFYLDHRTTDLKHNIITDVHVTPGNIHDSRPYLQRLDRQIERFGFNVEAVGLDSGYLTNPICHGLIMERGIFGVIAHRRYQSKKGLLPKWKYSYDEERDVYVCPQGEVLSYATTDREGYRHYKSKPENCADCPLLTKCTQNKKFQKTITRHVWEGSKEQVRLNRLSNEGKWIYRMRKEKVERSFADSKELHGLRYCRLRGKENVREQALLTAACQNMKKIALHLSRVS